The genomic DNA GGCGCTGGAGCTGGCCGCAGTATACCTTAAGGCTAAGTTTATCCACAAGGTTAATTTTTAAAATTTCCTAGACAACAAAAAAGGGAAACCCACAAAGGCCTCCCTAAACAGACTTATTCTTTCCATTTGTGGAGAAGTTGATCTTTTGGTCCTTTTGCAAAGAGGTCTATCCTTCCTTTTCCCCATGAAACTGCCGCTGGTTCGGACGTAACACTATCTCCAATTCTCTCCCATTCACTCCATTTATTTTTATCCCAATTGATAGTATAAATATGTTCATCCGTTCCCTTAACAAACACGTCTAAGCGGTTTGCACCCCATGAAGCAACACTTGGACTTGAGGTCAAGGTACCACCTAAACTATCCCAGCCGGACCATTGCCTTCCATCCCAATACTTATGATACAATTCTCGATCTTGCCCTCTTGCAAATACGTCCACCCGGTTTTCTCCCCATGAAATGGCAGCTGGAGCTGAGGTTAATTCCCCACCTAAATCAATCCAGTCACCCCATCTTGTTCCATCCCAAACCTTCTGATATAACCTTTTATTTGATCCACGCACAAATACATCTAATCGATTCTCACCTCTGGAAGATACTGCTGGCGATGAGGTTAGTGTCCCGCCTAGGTCTTCCCATCCACTCCAAATAGATCCGTTCCAATATTTATGGATTAGCTGTTGATTTGTACCTCTTGCAAATACATCTATTCGATTATTTCCCCATGAAACAGCTGCTGGTGCAGAGGTTAAAGTGCCTCCTAGACCTTCCCAGTCATTCCACTTAGTACCGTCCCACCACTTATGATATAGCTGTCTATTTCTCCCCCTAACAAATACATCAATGCGATTCCTTGCCCATGATGAAGCGGTTGGTCCTGATGTTAATACCCCACCTAAATCCTCCCATTCACTCCAGTCCTTTTCAGGCTGGTAGTCTAGATTTGAGAGTACTAACCGAATAAGATCCTTTATTGCTTTCTCAAATTCTCTTACTGGAAGATTATAAGTTTGTAACACGTTAAACAGCCAGCTTAGCTGGTTTCTTAACGCATTATATGCTTGATTAACTCGTTGATTAATGGAACCTGTATACTGGTCTTGTGTGACAATAAGAAATTGAACTACCTGTCTGAAAAGAAAACGTAAAAACCTTCGATCAATATTATACTCTTGAAATCTTTTGAATAATGGCTCTACTTCACTTTTAATGGCATTCCAAACCCTGCTAAACGCGTCTTGTTGTTGTCTTATATATTCTTGAGAATAGGCTGAATTATTTGATTGAATGGGTGGTTGCTGATAATAATATGAATAAGGGCCATAAGGGTATTGTTGAGGATATGGTTGATAATGATTTGGGTACTGATACATGAATGTAACCTCCCTCAGTTTGTTAATTATCATTCTATCTTATGATGACATTAGTCCAGATAATCCATTAATATATAACTTATTAAAAACGAAGAATGGAGAATTGTTATGAAAAAGGGAATCATTCATCACATTGAGCTTTATGTTTCTAATTTAGAGAATTCAAAAAGGTTCTGGACCTGGCTATTATCAGAATTAGGGTATGAACCTTTCCAAAAGTGGGACAAGGGCTTTAGTTGGAAGCTAGGAGATACCTATCTTGTTTTTGTACAAGTTGAAGAACGCTATAATGACGTCACATATCATCGTTGTCGGGTCGGATTAAATCATTTAGCCTTTCATCTTGACTCGAAAGAAGAAGTAAACGAGATTACAGAAAAATTGATGAGCAAAAACATACCGTTATTATATAAAGATCGTCACCCCTTTGCAGGTGGTCCAGATTACTATGCAGTATTTTTTGAAGACCCTGACAGAATAAAGGTCGAATTAGTTGCTCCGTAGGTTTTCCAATGAATGGGAGTGGTTAGGAAATAGCTACTTTTAGTTGGTCAAAAGTTCCATTATCAGATATATCTAAATTTTTAGAAAAATACTTTACTTTTTCTTCGTTTCAGTTAATAATAGTAGAAACGATAGGAGGAGTGATTAAAGATGAACCAAAACGGGCAAAAGAACGAATTACTTATCATTACGTCTACTAACAGTGAATCCACAATGTATGAAAAGGAAGCAGAATTGGTTATTAATCAGTCACTGTTCTCCTTTAAGCAAACGAAACTAATGGAACAAATTGACCATACCCTTGTTAACAGAGATGAAGTTCTTTTTATGGAACTTTCAAAGAAGTATTCGATGCTTTTATCTCAGTACAATTATTTACTATAGGGGGTTATTATGAAAACATGTAAAAGACAATTTGTTCTTATTAAAAACAACGATAAAAAATATATAAGTTATAATCTTACAGAAGCTGATCGATTCATGTTCGAACAATATGCCGGTATGGTTTTAGATGAAATATGTTACCACTTCAATTTACAAAGAGTGCAGAAGTCAATAGATCAGGCTCTTGATAACAATGATAAGCAATTGTTTGCAGAGTTAAGCCTAAAATATAACCAGCTTTTACAAGAAAATAGGTAAAAAGAAAGAGGCTATTCTTAATTGAATAGCCTCTTTCTTTTTATAATTTATCGTTCGATTAAGACTGCTCGGACTGGGCTTCCGTCAGCTTCTTTTATTGGTAGTGGAAGAGCTACTAATTCATAGATTCCTTCTTTTACTGAATCTAATACAATACCTTCTAATATATGAATGTCATTTTCTAATAAACTATGGTGTGCTGGTAACTCTTTGCTATCAAGTACATCTACCGAGGGAACGTCTACTCCAATTAATTTGATCCCCTTCTTTGCTAAAAATGGCGCAAGATCAGGTGATAAGGCTGTGATGGATGTAGGAAATTCACTTCGTTCAATCCACGATTCAGTTTTAATTAAAATCCTTGAGACTCCCTCAAAATTAACATCATTAAAGTGTTCTGGAGAAAGCATCTGTATATTCTTCTTCTCAACCACTAATGCCGGGCCAATATATAGTTCTAAATCTAGTTCAATCACCTTTTTACCATCGTTATCAAAGTGAAATGGTGCATCAATGTGAGTACCCGTATGAGCGCTCATCTCTATTTTACCAACATTCACTGAGCCTGAAGCCTCTTTAGTCCAGCTCAATTCAAAAGAAAATGTGGTATCTCCTGGCCAAACTGGTATGTTATTGTGTAACACCTGAGAAATATCAATTATGTTCATTTCTTCAACCCCTACTAAAATTAATTAATTTATCGTTATAAGTTACCTTCTAGAGAATCCATTAAAACGAGTTCCCTGGTACATAAGAGTTCCTTCATCCCCCTCGACGATGAGGCCAGAATCCTTAGGTTTTACTTGGAGCTCTACTCTTTCTCCATTTCCTAATTCAAACGTAATAAAATAGGCAGTTCTTGCACTAGATTCACCGCTACCACCATATACCTGTGTTCGCTTTGATAAAACCTTTGCAAATGTAGTAACTGGTGTTGCTGTATTATTTGATGACCATGTTATTAACCCTTTTCCTATAACATAAATAAATCCACCTATTACGATAATAAAGATAATTGTTCCAAATGCACTCATCCAAACTGGCGGGCCGCCGAAGCCACTGTTAAACACCAAATCCCCCCCATAATTTCCCTTTTTCTAGTATCATAACATAGGATAATTCTAGAGAGTTATATTTTTCAGAATGATAGAATGGTGTTTATTGATCATTTGCGATAAAATAGGTTAAATTGTATTACAAAATTGGAAGGATGAATCAATTCGTGGAGCACCTTATAAACAAAAATGTACAATCGATTGAAATATCAGGAATCCGTAAATTCTTTAATATGGTAGCAGACTACAAAGATGTTATTTCTTTAACGATTGGTCAACCTGACTTTCATACTCCAGATCATGTAAAAACGGCTGGAATTAAAGCAATTGAAAAAAATTTCACTACATATACTCATAATGCCGGCTACATAGAACTTCGAACAGCTGCTTGTCAATTTCTTGAAAGGAAATACAACCTTGTCTATAAACCTGAAACAGAGGTAATTACTACAACAGGTGCCAGCCAGGCAATCGATATCGTTTTTCGAACGATTCTAGAAATTGGGTCCGAAGTAATTCTACCAGGTCCAGTTTATCCTGGTTACGAGCCACTTATTACTCTCTGTGGGGCAGTTCCTGTGTATGCTGACACACGAGAAAATGGCTTTCGTCTA from Cytobacillus luteolus includes the following:
- a CDS encoding DUF346 domain-containing protein; the protein is MYQYPNHYQPYPQQYPYGPYSYYYQQPPIQSNNSAYSQEYIRQQQDAFSRVWNAIKSEVEPLFKRFQEYNIDRRFLRFLFRQVVQFLIVTQDQYTGSINQRVNQAYNALRNQLSWLFNVLQTYNLPVREFEKAIKDLIRLVLSNLDYQPEKDWSEWEDLGGVLTSGPTASSWARNRIDVFVRGRNRQLYHKWWDGTKWNDWEGLGGTLTSAPAAVSWGNNRIDVFARGTNQQLIHKYWNGSIWSGWEDLGGTLTSSPAVSSRGENRLDVFVRGSNKRLYQKVWDGTRWGDWIDLGGELTSAPAAISWGENRVDVFARGQDRELYHKYWDGRQWSGWDSLGGTLTSSPSVASWGANRLDVFVKGTDEHIYTINWDKNKWSEWERIGDSVTSEPAAVSWGKGRIDLFAKGPKDQLLHKWKE
- a CDS encoding VOC family protein, with protein sequence MKKGIIHHIELYVSNLENSKRFWTWLLSELGYEPFQKWDKGFSWKLGDTYLVFVQVEERYNDVTYHRCRVGLNHLAFHLDSKEEVNEITEKLMSKNIPLLYKDRHPFAGGPDYYAVFFEDPDRIKVELVAP
- a CDS encoding IDEAL domain-containing protein, yielding MNQNGQKNELLIITSTNSESTMYEKEAELVINQSLFSFKQTKLMEQIDHTLVNRDEVLFMELSKKYSMLLSQYNYLL
- a CDS encoding IDEAL domain-containing protein codes for the protein MKTCKRQFVLIKNNDKKYISYNLTEADRFMFEQYAGMVLDEICYHFNLQRVQKSIDQALDNNDKQLFAELSLKYNQLLQENR
- the kynB gene encoding arylformamidase, with protein sequence MNIIDISQVLHNNIPVWPGDTTFSFELSWTKEASGSVNVGKIEMSAHTGTHIDAPFHFDNDGKKVIELDLELYIGPALVVEKKNIQMLSPEHFNDVNFEGVSRILIKTESWIERSEFPTSITALSPDLAPFLAKKGIKLIGVDVPSVDVLDSKELPAHHSLLENDIHILEGIVLDSVKEGIYELVALPLPIKEADGSPVRAVLIER
- a CDS encoding DUF2500 domain-containing protein, which translates into the protein MFNSGFGGPPVWMSAFGTIIFIIVIGGFIYVIGKGLITWSSNNTATPVTTFAKVLSKRTQVYGGSGESSARTAYFITFELGNGERVELQVKPKDSGLIVEGDEGTLMYQGTRFNGFSRR